A window of Pedobacter lusitanus contains these coding sequences:
- a CDS encoding DUF2007 domain-containing protein produces the protein MENNWVKVYTTENPVTAEIIKQGLIENDIAAVVMNKKDSSYQTFGIIEVLVSQKDFDAAEAYINSTETE, from the coding sequence ATGGAGAACAATTGGGTTAAGGTTTATACCACAGAAAATCCTGTAACAGCAGAGATTATTAAACAGGGATTAATAGAGAATGATATTGCAGCGGTAGTTATGAATAAAAAAGATTCTTCTTATCAGACTTTCGGTATCATTGAAGTATTGGTTAGTCAAAAGGATTTTGATGCCGCTGAAGCTTATATAAATTCTACAGAAACAGAATGA
- a CDS encoding CPBP family intramembrane glutamic endopeptidase, which translates to MNFIYNEPEEKGAYIQLLMILCYAIIGLIIGSVLSLAVILGVYGFDGLGNADLLTGGDATAIAVLKVSQVLTTGCMFILPPLMLAWTEKRKVSNFYGFIKPKISFLFLVFMIMLCSMPIMEWVGLANQKMILPDFLKPVENWMRNKEDEAMKMTILLLKTNNVFDFLINILVIALIPAIGEELIFRGGVQRSFTRMFKNPHVAIWISAFIFSAIHLQFFGFFPRLFLGAAFGYIYLWTGSLWYAMLAHFLNNAYAVSVAWYLQKHNIPLTEADNSSNFPWYGYVISLILSIFLFKYLKNKTTANDGEQLG; encoded by the coding sequence ATGAATTTCATTTACAACGAGCCTGAAGAGAAGGGAGCTTATATACAGTTACTTATGATTCTCTGTTACGCTATAATAGGTTTGATTATTGGTTCTGTTCTTAGTCTGGCAGTCATACTTGGTGTTTATGGTTTTGATGGCCTGGGCAATGCTGATTTACTGACAGGTGGAGATGCAACTGCTATTGCTGTACTTAAAGTATCACAGGTTTTAACTACAGGCTGTATGTTCATTTTACCGCCATTAATGCTTGCATGGACGGAAAAAAGAAAAGTCAGCAATTTTTATGGATTCATTAAACCTAAAATTTCATTTCTTTTTTTAGTGTTTATGATCATGCTTTGTTCTATGCCGATTATGGAATGGGTTGGACTGGCTAATCAGAAAATGATACTTCCTGATTTTCTGAAACCAGTTGAGAACTGGATGAGAAATAAAGAAGATGAAGCAATGAAAATGACAATTTTATTATTAAAAACTAATAATGTTTTTGACTTTTTAATCAATATTCTGGTCATTGCTTTGATTCCGGCTATAGGAGAAGAACTTATTTTCAGAGGAGGTGTACAAAGATCATTTACCAGAATGTTTAAGAATCCACATGTAGCTATATGGATTTCTGCTTTTATTTTTAGTGCAATACATCTCCAGTTTTTTGGTTTTTTTCCAAGATTATTCCTTGGAGCAGCTTTTGGGTATATCTATTTATGGACAGGAAGTTTATGGTACGCGATGCTGGCTCATTTTTTAAACAATGCTTATGCAGTTAGTGTTGCCTGGTACCTGCAAAAACATAATATTCCTTTGACTGAAGCTGATAATTCTTCAAATTTTCCATGGTATGGATATGTTATTAGTTTAATTTTGAGCATCTTTTTATTTAAGTATTTAAAAAACAAAACCACAGCGAACGATGGAGAACAATTGGGTTAA
- the dusB gene encoding tRNA dihydrouridine synthase DusB, translating to MSVKIGNIDLGEFPLLLAPMEDVSDPPFRFVCKQSGVDMMYTEFISSEGLIRDAAKSRQKLDIFEYERPIGIQIFGSEISTMQEATEIATLAKPDLIDINYGCPVKQVACKGAGSALLQDIDKMVKMTEAVVKATHLPVTVKTRLGWDDNTKNVDIVAERLQDIGIKALTIHGRTRSQMYKGEADWRMIREIKRNPRIKIPIFGNGDVDSPQKALDWRREFEVDGIMIGRAAIGYPWIFREIAHFFKTGEKLAGPTVAERVAVCRVHLDKSIAWKGPKVGIFEMRRHYANYFKGLPDFKNYRMLLVKEDNIEIIHAILDEVADKYHHLLLEGEMA from the coding sequence ATGTCTGTAAAGATAGGAAATATTGACCTGGGAGAGTTCCCTTTATTACTTGCACCAATGGAAGATGTAAGTGATCCGCCTTTTCGTTTTGTTTGTAAACAAAGTGGGGTGGATATGATGTATACAGAATTCATCTCTTCCGAAGGATTGATACGTGATGCTGCAAAAAGCAGACAGAAGCTGGATATTTTTGAATATGAAAGACCTATTGGTATCCAGATTTTTGGAAGCGAGATTTCCACTATGCAGGAAGCTACAGAGATTGCTACTCTGGCTAAACCAGATCTTATCGATATCAATTATGGCTGTCCTGTTAAACAGGTAGCCTGTAAAGGGGCAGGTTCAGCTCTTTTACAGGATATAGATAAAATGGTTAAAATGACTGAAGCTGTCGTAAAAGCTACGCATTTACCAGTTACAGTTAAAACCAGATTAGGCTGGGATGATAACACAAAAAATGTAGATATAGTAGCTGAAAGATTACAGGATATCGGAATAAAGGCGCTGACCATTCATGGCAGAACAAGATCTCAGATGTACAAAGGAGAAGCGGACTGGCGTATGATCAGGGAGATAAAAAGAAATCCCCGGATTAAGATTCCCATTTTCGGTAACGGAGATGTTGACAGCCCTCAGAAAGCACTGGACTGGCGCAGAGAATTTGAAGTTGACGGAATCATGATAGGCAGGGCAGCCATTGGTTATCCATGGATTTTCAGAGAAATCGCTCATTTCTTTAAGACCGGAGAAAAACTTGCCGGTCCTACTGTTGCGGAAAGAGTTGCCGTTTGCAGAGTCCATTTAGATAAATCTATTGCCTGGAAAGGTCCGAAGGTAGGTATATTTGAAATGAGACGCCATTATGCTAATTATTTCAAAGGCTTACCTGATTTCAAGAATTATAGAATGTTATTGGTAAAAGAGGATAATATTGAAATAATTCATGCTATTTTAGACGAAGTGGCAGATAAATATCATCACCTGCTCCTGGAAGGAGAAATGGCTTGA
- the apaG gene encoding Co2+/Mg2+ efflux protein ApaG, which yields MVTAITQGVKISVDTVYQEEYSNPEKEHFMFAYQISVENLSDYAIQLMRRQWFIFDSNGTQREVEGEGVVGIQPVIEPGESYSYVSGCNLTTDMGSMSGNYLMHRMVDESDFTVDIPEFQLIVPYRLN from the coding sequence ATGGTTACAGCGATTACACAAGGCGTTAAGATTTCGGTAGATACGGTGTATCAGGAAGAATATTCCAATCCTGAGAAAGAACATTTTATGTTTGCTTACCAGATTTCTGTAGAAAATCTGTCAGATTACGCTATACAATTAATGCGCCGTCAATGGTTCATATTTGACTCAAATGGTACTCAGCGTGAAGTTGAAGGAGAAGGAGTAGTAGGTATACAACCTGTTATCGAACCCGGAGAAAGTTATTCTTATGTTTCAGGATGTAATTTAACCACAGATATGGGGTCAATGTCAGGAAACTACCTGATGCACCGTATGGTTGATGAAAGTGATTTTACAGTTGATATTCCTGAATTTCAACTCATTGTACCCTACCGCTTAAATTAG
- a CDS encoding zinc metallopeptidase — MGTYLFFIIPILILSMFVQWKFRHKFSRYAEMQLNSGFSGREVAEKMLHDNGIYDVRVMNADGQLTDHYNPADKTVNLSTDVYYGRSVAAAAVAAHECGHAVQHAKSYHWLQFRTNMVPVVSISSNLLQWVLIIGILLIGFTGNPFVLGIGVAGLLLITIFSFITLPIEFDASKRALIWLKNNQVVMHSQEENSQAKDALWWAAMTYVVAALGALANLIYYASMLFGRNKN, encoded by the coding sequence ATGGGAACCTATTTGTTTTTTATAATTCCGATACTGATTCTAAGCATGTTTGTGCAATGGAAGTTCAGACATAAATTTTCGAGATATGCAGAAATGCAATTAAATTCAGGATTTTCAGGAAGGGAAGTTGCGGAGAAAATGCTTCATGATAATGGTATTTATGATGTGAGGGTAATGAATGCTGACGGACAATTAACAGATCATTATAACCCGGCTGATAAAACAGTTAATCTTAGTACAGATGTTTATTACGGGCGAAGTGTTGCAGCCGCAGCAGTAGCTGCACATGAATGCGGACATGCTGTTCAGCATGCCAAATCTTATCACTGGCTGCAATTCAGAACAAATATGGTTCCGGTAGTCAGTATATCTTCCAATCTTTTGCAGTGGGTATTGATTATAGGTATTTTACTGATAGGTTTTACCGGTAATCCTTTTGTATTGGGAATTGGTGTTGCCGGACTTTTACTGATAACCATTTTTAGTTTTATTACACTTCCGATAGAATTTGATGCCAGTAAAAGAGCTCTGATATGGCTTAAAAACAACCAGGTTGTTATGCATAGTCAGGAAGAAAATTCACAGGCCAAGGATGCTTTATGGTGGGCAGCAATGACCTATGTGGTAGCCGCACTGGGTGCATTGGCTAATTTAATATATTATGCATCCATGTTATTCGGAAGAAATAAAAACTAA
- a CDS encoding DNA recombination protein RmuC translates to MNIVIIVLLAIVILFLFLILLKKPGVADNQKDLLCLKEAEHDKILSYYKEEKQNLEDELIDLRKGFMDERSRAVKAEEMLKAQLDKQTEQEKYIAELQQKFQLEFEHIANKILEEKSSKFTANNKANMDLILSPLKENIKAFEEKVDRVYKAESDERNILKGAISQLMDQSRQIQEDANNLTKALKGDNKKQGNWGEIILERVLERSGLVKDQEYRIQSSFSTSSGNRVQPDVIIDLPEDKHIVVDSKVSLIAYEKYVTAETEEEREIFVKQHLLSLKNHVQDLSGKNYQALYQINSPDFVLLFIPIESSFGIAVQKDAELFNYAWERKVVIVSPSTLLATLRTISSIWKQERQNRNVLEIARLSGSMYDKFVGFITDMESIGRNIRQSQDAYDKAIGKLSAGTGNLAVTADKIKKLGAKTTKQIDRKFLDPALIDDEIL, encoded by the coding sequence ATGAACATTGTCATTATAGTATTACTCGCCATTGTTATCCTTTTCCTTTTTTTAATTCTGTTAAAAAAACCAGGAGTGGCCGATAACCAAAAAGATCTTCTTTGTTTAAAAGAAGCCGAACATGATAAGATTTTATCTTATTACAAAGAAGAAAAACAAAATCTGGAAGATGAACTTATCGATTTGCGTAAAGGGTTTATGGACGAAAGAAGCCGTGCTGTAAAAGCAGAAGAAATGCTGAAAGCACAGCTCGATAAACAAACAGAACAGGAAAAATACATAGCCGAGCTTCAGCAAAAATTCCAGCTGGAATTTGAACATATTGCCAATAAGATCCTAGAAGAAAAGTCATCAAAATTCACAGCAAACAATAAGGCTAACATGGATCTCATTTTAAGCCCGCTGAAGGAAAATATAAAAGCATTTGAGGAAAAGGTTGACCGGGTATACAAAGCGGAGTCTGATGAGCGGAATATACTCAAGGGAGCAATTTCACAGCTCATGGATCAGAGCAGACAAATACAGGAAGATGCCAATAATCTGACCAAAGCACTCAAAGGCGATAATAAAAAACAAGGTAACTGGGGGGAAATTATTCTGGAAAGAGTACTGGAACGTTCAGGATTGGTTAAAGACCAGGAATATCGCATACAATCCAGTTTTAGTACTTCCAGCGGCAACAGGGTACAGCCAGATGTAATAATTGATCTGCCGGAAGATAAACACATTGTAGTGGACTCTAAAGTCTCTCTGATTGCCTATGAAAAATATGTAACTGCAGAAACAGAAGAAGAAAGAGAAATATTTGTTAAGCAGCATCTGCTCTCCTTAAAAAATCACGTACAGGATTTGTCAGGTAAAAACTATCAGGCGCTTTATCAAATCAATTCACCTGATTTTGTTTTACTTTTTATCCCTATAGAATCTTCATTTGGTATTGCTGTACAAAAAGATGCCGAACTATTCAACTATGCCTGGGAAAGAAAAGTAGTGATCGTAAGTCCTTCAACTTTACTGGCCACATTACGTACAATTTCAAGTATCTGGAAGCAGGAAAGACAAAATAGAAACGTATTGGAAATTGCCCGGTTAAGTGGTAGTATGTACGATAAATTTGTTGGTTTCATCACTGATATGGAAAGTATCGGACGAAACATCCGTCAAAGTCAGGATGCCTATGACAAAGCCATAGGAAAATTATCAGCAGGTACAGGAAATCTGGCTGTTACCGCAGATAAAATAAAAAAACTGGGTGCAAAAACCACGAAACAGATTGATCGTAAATTTTTAGACCCAGCTTTAATAGACGATGAAATCCTATAA
- the thiL gene encoding thiamine-phosphate kinase, with protein sequence MFENKERTELGELGEFGLIDHLTNNFKIRHESSVKGIGDDAAVLHSGDKEVLISTDLLLEGIHFDLAYVPLMHLGYKAVQVNLSDIYAMNGVATQITVSIGVSSKFPLEAVEEIYKGIELACNKFNIDLIGGDTSSSKQGLVLSVTSIGYAAKEDICYRNGANEGDLICVSGDLGGAYVGLQILEREKQIFLENPNIQPDLEGKDYIIERQLKPEGRRDIVDLLAQMKIIPTSMIDVSDGLASEIMHICKQSEKGCTMYEDKFPIDPMTYETARELGLDPTVCALNGGEDYELLFTIKQDDYTKLKHDVDITVIGHITEKASGCKMISKSNVVHELKAQGWSAFKL encoded by the coding sequence ATGTTTGAAAATAAAGAACGTACAGAGTTAGGTGAATTAGGTGAATTTGGTCTGATTGATCACCTGACCAATAATTTCAAAATAAGACATGAAAGCAGTGTCAAAGGAATTGGTGATGATGCTGCAGTACTGCATTCGGGTGATAAAGAAGTATTGATTTCTACAGATTTATTACTGGAAGGAATTCATTTTGACCTGGCTTATGTACCCTTAATGCACCTTGGTTATAAGGCCGTACAGGTTAATCTGAGTGATATTTATGCTATGAATGGAGTAGCCACCCAGATCACAGTTTCTATTGGTGTTTCCAGTAAATTTCCGCTGGAAGCTGTTGAAGAAATTTATAAAGGAATAGAACTGGCCTGTAATAAGTTTAATATTGATTTAATTGGGGGGGATACTTCTTCAAGTAAACAGGGATTAGTATTGAGTGTAACGAGTATAGGTTATGCTGCAAAAGAGGATATCTGCTACAGAAATGGTGCAAATGAAGGTGATTTAATCTGTGTTTCCGGCGATTTGGGCGGTGCCTATGTAGGTCTTCAGATTCTGGAAAGAGAAAAACAGATATTCCTGGAAAATCCTAATATTCAGCCTGATCTGGAGGGTAAAGATTATATTATTGAGAGACAGCTTAAACCTGAAGGAAGAAGGGATATAGTGGATTTACTGGCTCAGATGAAAATTATACCGACATCAATGATTGATGTATCTGACGGGCTGGCTTCTGAAATTATGCATATCTGCAAGCAATCTGAAAAAGGCTGTACCATGTATGAAGATAAATTTCCTATTGATCCGATGACTTATGAAACTGCAAGAGAACTTGGTCTGGATCCAACTGTTTGTGCTTTAAACGGTGGAGAAGACTATGAATTGCTGTTCACGATCAAACAGGATGATTATACAAAATTAAAGCATGATGTGGATATTACCGTCATTGGACATATTACTGAGAAAGCATCAGGCTGTAAAATGATTTCTAAATCAAATGTGGTTCATGAACTGAAAGCACAGGGATGGAGTGCTTTTAAGTTATAG
- the nadA gene encoding quinolinate synthase NadA, whose translation MDTLEELNRRGFVEESIDPTLDLFAEIEKLKKEKNAIILAHYYQDPDIQDVADYIGDSLGLSQEAARTEADVIVFAGVHFMAETAKILSPEKKVLLPDLKAGCSLADSCPPHLFKKFKEKYPDHLVITYVNCTAELKAMSDIVCTSTNAVQIVESLPKEQKIIFGPDKNLGAWVAKKTGRDLVLWNGACMVHEIFSREKITKLKERHPNAKFIAHPECEEAVLQMADYIGSTTGLLNYSIKSDAKEFIVATESGIIHQMEKANPTKTFIPAPPNNNCACNDCPYMKRNTLEKLYLCLKNGSPEVTVPEHIITEARKPIERMLEISASLGL comes from the coding sequence ATGGATACCTTAGAAGAATTGAACAGAAGAGGATTTGTAGAAGAAAGTATCGACCCAACACTTGATCTTTTTGCGGAAATTGAAAAGTTAAAAAAAGAGAAAAATGCAATAATCCTTGCACATTACTATCAAGATCCTGATATACAGGATGTTGCGGACTATATAGGGGATAGTTTGGGTCTTTCGCAGGAAGCCGCCAGAACAGAGGCTGATGTGATTGTGTTTGCAGGAGTGCATTTTATGGCAGAAACAGCTAAAATCCTCTCTCCGGAAAAAAAGGTTTTATTACCGGATTTAAAGGCAGGGTGCTCATTAGCTGATAGTTGTCCACCACATTTGTTTAAAAAATTTAAAGAAAAATACCCGGATCACCTGGTAATTACCTATGTAAACTGCACAGCAGAATTAAAAGCGATGAGTGATATCGTTTGTACTTCAACGAATGCAGTCCAAATTGTAGAAAGCCTGCCAAAAGAGCAGAAAATTATTTTTGGTCCGGATAAAAATCTTGGAGCCTGGGTAGCAAAGAAAACCGGCAGAGATCTGGTATTGTGGAATGGTGCCTGTATGGTTCATGAGATATTTTCAAGAGAGAAAATAACAAAGCTTAAAGAACGTCATCCGAATGCGAAATTTATTGCGCATCCGGAATGTGAAGAAGCAGTATTGCAGATGGCTGATTATATCGGATCTACTACAGGTTTGTTAAATTATTCTATCAAAAGTGATGCAAAAGAATTTATAGTAGCTACTGAAAGTGGTATAATCCACCAGATGGAAAAGGCAAATCCTACAAAAACATTTATTCCGGCACCACCGAATAATAATTGTGCTTGTAATGACTGCCCGTATATGAAAAGAAATACTTTAGAAAAATTGTATCTGTGTTTGAAAAACGGATCTCCTGAAGTGACTGTTCCTGAGCATATTATAACAGAAGCAAGAAAACCGATTGAAAGAATGCTGGAAATTTCAGCAAGTCTTGGATTGTAG
- the nadB gene encoding L-aspartate oxidase, protein MKNTDFLVIGSGIAGLSFALKAAKHGKVLIITKSNEDESNTKYAQGGVAVVVDKDDSFEKHIQDTLIAGDGLCDPKIVEIVVKEGPQRIQEIIDYGINFDKDTAGVYDLAKEGGHSEHRVLHYKDVTGYEIESVLLKQIHENPNIEILTHYFCLELITQHHLGEFVDKSTKVINCFGVYAFNTELNDVEKILAKVTVLASGGAGHVYSSTTNPVIATGDGMAMVYRAKGKLRNMEFIQFHPTALYNPGEYPSFLISEAVRGFGGVLKRKNGDEFMYEYDERGSLAPRDIVARAIDSEMKKSGEDFVYLDIRHRSKTDILTHFPNIYAKCLSIGIDMTKDLIPVTPAAHYMCGGIMVDEFGRSSIHNLYACGECSSTGLHGANRLASNSLLEAPVFAHRIYLDAVEKFKESFIPENIPEWNDDGVVQSDEDILVTHNLRETQKLMSDYVGIVRSDFRLDRAMRRLFLLHEETEEFYKANKVSVKLCELRNVIQVAFTVIKSAMARKESRGLHYTTDYPGHAEKLTDTIF, encoded by the coding sequence ATGAAGAATACAGACTTTTTAGTTATAGGATCGGGGATTGCGGGCTTGAGCTTCGCTTTAAAGGCCGCTAAGCATGGTAAAGTTTTGATTATTACAAAATCAAACGAAGATGAATCGAATACAAAATATGCCCAGGGTGGGGTAGCTGTAGTTGTTGATAAAGATGATTCTTTTGAAAAACATATTCAGGATACTTTAATTGCCGGTGATGGACTTTGTGATCCGAAAATTGTGGAGATCGTGGTGAAAGAAGGGCCTCAGCGCATTCAGGAGATCATAGATTACGGAATTAATTTTGACAAGGACACCGCTGGCGTTTATGATCTGGCTAAAGAGGGAGGGCATTCAGAGCATCGTGTTTTGCACTATAAAGACGTTACTGGATATGAGATTGAGAGTGTTTTACTGAAGCAAATTCATGAAAATCCGAACATAGAGATATTAACACATTACTTTTGTTTGGAGTTAATTACCCAACATCACCTTGGTGAGTTTGTTGACAAGAGCACTAAAGTTATTAACTGTTTTGGTGTATATGCCTTTAATACAGAGCTTAACGATGTGGAAAAGATCTTAGCAAAGGTGACCGTTCTTGCTTCTGGTGGTGCTGGTCATGTCTATTCAAGTACTACAAACCCGGTGATTGCAACTGGAGATGGTATGGCAATGGTTTATCGTGCTAAGGGAAAATTAAGGAATATGGAGTTCATTCAATTCCATCCGACGGCTTTGTATAACCCTGGAGAGTATCCATCGTTCTTAATTTCGGAGGCTGTAAGAGGCTTTGGAGGGGTATTAAAACGTAAGAATGGTGATGAATTTATGTATGAATATGACGAAAGAGGGTCTCTTGCACCACGTGATATTGTTGCCAGAGCGATAGATTCTGAAATGAAAAAATCTGGAGAAGATTTCGTTTATCTTGATATAAGACATCGTTCAAAAACTGACATATTGACACACTTTCCTAATATTTATGCGAAGTGCTTATCTATAGGAATTGATATGACCAAAGATTTAATTCCTGTAACTCCGGCAGCACATTATATGTGCGGAGGAATTATGGTGGATGAATTTGGAAGATCTTCTATTCATAATTTATATGCCTGCGGAGAATGTTCTTCCACAGGTTTACACGGTGCAAACAGACTTGCTTCAAATTCATTGCTGGAAGCTCCTGTTTTTGCCCATCGGATTTATCTGGATGCAGTAGAAAAGTTTAAAGAAAGCTTTATTCCGGAAAATATTCCGGAATGGAACGACGATGGTGTTGTTCAATCTGATGAAGATATTCTGGTTACACATAACCTGAGAGAAACTCAGAAATTAATGAGTGATTATGTGGGTATTGTACGTTCTGATTTCAGGCTTGACAGGGCTATGAGACGTTTGTTTTTACTTCATGAAGAAACTGAAGAATTTTATAAAGCGAATAAAGTATCAGTTAAGTTATGTGAATTAAGAAATGTGATACAGGTTGCTTTTACAGTGATTAAGTCCGCAATGGCCAGAAAAGAAAGCAGGGGATTACATTATACTACTGATTATCCCGGTCATGCTGAAAAATTAACAGATACTATTTTTTAA
- a CDS encoding gamma carbonic anhydrase family protein encodes MPVILPVLDKNPQWGENCFIAPNATIVGDVTMGTNCSVWFNAVIRGDVNTITIGNDSNIQDGAVIHATYLKAATTIGNRVSVGHNAIVHGCVLKDHVLIGMGAIVMDNAIVEEYCIIGAGSVVLENTICESGFLYAGTPAKKIKPITEEQRALLNKLPDNYIMYADWFR; translated from the coding sequence ATGCCCGTTATTTTGCCGGTTTTAGATAAAAATCCCCAATGGGGAGAGAATTGTTTCATTGCTCCCAATGCAACTATAGTAGGAGATGTAACTATGGGAACAAATTGTTCGGTATGGTTTAATGCTGTGATCAGAGGCGATGTAAATACTATTACCATTGGAAATGACAGCAATATCCAGGATGGTGCTGTTATACATGCTACGTACCTTAAGGCTGCTACTACAATAGGCAATAGAGTCTCTGTAGGGCATAATGCCATAGTACATGGCTGTGTACTGAAGGATCATGTTTTAATAGGTATGGGAGCTATAGTGATGGATAATGCTATTGTAGAAGAGTATTGTATAATCGGAGCTGGTTCTGTGGTGCTGGAAAACACAATTTGTGAGAGCGGATTTCTTTATGCCGGTACACCAGCAAAAAAAATAAAGCCCATTACTGAAGAGCAAAGGGCTTTATTGAATAAGCTGCCGGATAATTATATTATGTATGCTGACTGGTTCAGATAA
- a CDS encoding Ig-like domain-containing protein codes for MAKNSLLKITQIFFYIFLGISLIYGCASIGPGPQGGPKDKTPPKVLSMLPKNLTRNFSTKKIVIQFDEYFKLVDQYKQFSISPDVEVLPTLKVKDKSLEITFKDSLEKNTTYTLNFGKAIADVNEGNVLKNFSYVFSTGPSLDSLSISGNIKESLTGKPLIEGVAFVFPLSRDTLFGKKKASIYTLTDSSGNYKINNLRADTYKIYALKEQSSDKIYQQVSDEIGFIKEPIVLKKDTQNVNMAVFKEDAIVFRINDRRLNPDGSITMNFNQKLKKPEIIVLEPKNLDISKKVKFNKTGDSVKVWLADLSFDSTKISITDAGKLLQTANFNRGKKDTYKRTVVATDNIEANLINPNKPFTLTFGIPITAVDPSKITLMEDSVVKTNFTVVQDSSDFLAYHLIYPWRANNIYEIKFKEGSFTALFDTKNKEFTKKFQLAKKDDYGTLQVKIVVPEPNKQFLLEVTNESKAIVNSLVVSSDTTVKFANYRAGKYFIRIIYDTNKNGVWDTGNVKLGLQPETIYNEPKELSIRANWDRNETITLPKEK; via the coding sequence ATGGCCAAAAACAGCTTATTAAAGATTACACAGATTTTCTTTTACATATTTTTAGGAATTTCCCTGATTTATGGTTGCGCAAGCATTGGACCGGGTCCACAGGGAGGCCCGAAAGATAAAACTCCACCAAAAGTTCTTTCTATGCTTCCAAAAAATCTGACCAGAAATTTCAGTACAAAAAAGATAGTGATACAATTTGATGAATATTTTAAACTGGTGGATCAGTACAAACAATTTTCCATCTCTCCGGATGTGGAAGTACTGCCTACCTTAAAAGTAAAAGACAAATCACTTGAAATTACCTTTAAAGATTCCCTGGAAAAAAACACAACTTATACACTAAACTTTGGTAAAGCAATTGCTGACGTTAACGAAGGAAACGTACTAAAAAATTTCAGCTACGTTTTTTCAACCGGACCATCTCTTGACTCTTTAAGTATCTCTGGAAATATCAAAGAATCGTTAACAGGTAAACCATTAATAGAAGGTGTAGCTTTTGTATTCCCCCTATCCAGAGACACACTGTTCGGAAAAAAGAAAGCTTCAATTTATACTTTAACAGACAGTAGCGGAAATTATAAAATAAATAATTTAAGAGCTGATACCTATAAAATCTATGCGCTGAAAGAGCAAAGCAGTGACAAGATTTATCAGCAGGTTTCTGACGAAATAGGCTTTATAAAGGAACCGATAGTACTTAAAAAAGACACACAGAATGTTAACATGGCCGTCTTTAAAGAGGATGCAATTGTCTTCAGAATAAACGACAGAAGATTAAATCCCGATGGAAGTATTACCATGAATTTCAATCAGAAACTGAAAAAACCTGAAATTATAGTCCTTGAACCTAAAAATCTGGACATCAGTAAAAAGGTAAAATTCAATAAAACGGGTGATTCAGTTAAAGTCTGGTTAGCAGATTTAAGCTTTGACTCCACAAAAATAAGTATAACTGATGCAGGTAAATTGCTTCAGACAGCCAATTTCAACAGAGGAAAAAAGGATACTTATAAAAGAACAGTTGTAGCTACAGATAATATCGAAGCAAACCTGATTAACCCGAATAAACCTTTTACATTAACTTTTGGTATACCAATAACAGCAGTAGATCCATCAAAAATAACCCTGATGGAAGACTCAGTAGTCAAAACCAATTTTACTGTAGTACAGGATAGTTCAGATTTTCTTGCCTACCATCTGATTTATCCCTGGAGAGCCAATAATATCTATGAAATCAAATTCAAAGAAGGTTCATTTACAGCTTTGTTTGATACCAAAAATAAAGAGTTTACCAAAAAATTCCAACTAGCTAAAAAAGATGATTATGGTACATTACAGGTGAAAATTGTCGTACCGGAACCTAATAAACAATTCCTGCTGGAGGTTACAAATGAGTCAAAAGCCATTGTAAACAGCCTGGTGGTATCCAGTGATACCACCGTAAAGTTTGCTAATTACAGAGCCGGAAAATATTTTATCAGAATTATCTATGATACCAATAAAAACGGCGTCTGGGATACGGGTAATGTCAAGCTGGGTTTACAACCAGAAACTATATATAATGAGCCTAAAGAGCTCTCAATACGTGCTAACTGGGATAGAAACGAGACGATAACCTTACCTAAAGAAAAATAG